The stretch of DNA AAAGATTTCAAAGCTGAAATTTCAATATCTAAATCTTCTCCAATTCCTGTAAATATTTTTTTGTTTGCGTCTTTGATAATCGTTTTAGAATGACTCATTGAGTTTATTCCCTTGGAAAGAGATTGGCTCGTATATTTTTCAATTTTTAAATCGGGAATATATTGCACGATAGCATTGTATAAAGATGTAAAAGCCGATCCTGATTCCATTGTCTTAAATTCAAATATTTTTTTATTCCCAAAAAATTCACCAGAAAGTTCTAAGTTACTTTCAAAAGCTTTTTTTGTATAATTTATGAATTCCATTTTAATGGGATTTCTAAATTTAATATAGGTTTGAATCAGTTCTCTATCTGTGATTCCTTTTCTTCGATCCGCATATTCATTTTTTATATATTGGGCAATATTTGCTTTTTCATCATCATTACAAATGTAACCATATTTTTCAATAATATCTTTTGCATGATTGCCTCCACTAAAAGGACCAAATTGAAATGTAATTTCATTTCCAATTTCTCGTGGATCGAACGGTTGATAAGATAAAGGATTTTTTATAATTGCATTTGTATGACCTCCAGAAGAATGCTTTGCTGCATTTTCTCCTGTGATAGGCCAATGAGTTTGTCGCTGTAACATATTTAAACTAACAAAGTCTGAAATATATTGTAAGGTTTCAGTTTTAAAATTGGTGTAAAATGTTTCTTTATATTTTAAGTTTTTTCCAAATGTTTTTAAGTAAAGAATACATTGCTCTAAAGAAACATTTCCTGCTCTTTCGCCAATGCCATTAAAACATCCTTCAATTTGGGTTGCTGGTCCTTCAAATACGGCATTCATCGAGTTTTCAAGAGCTAGACCAAAATCATTATGACAATGTGTAGACCAAATTATATTTTTATTTGGAAATTCTTTTTCGATAATTCTGGAATGTATTTTCATTTTTTCTACAAAATATTCTTCTCCTTGAAGTTTACATGCGCCTCCAATCGTGTCCGGACAATTTATAATTTTGGCTCCGGCTTCAACAGCAGCACGAATCACATCGGTAACAAAATCAAAATTTTCTCCCATTCGTGAATAACCTTCAGGACTAAACTCAATTTCAACACCTTCATGATGCGCCATTTTAATTAGTTCAAATACATCTTTCGTTATTTTAGAAAAATTTTTACCATAGTTTCCAAGTGCGTCCATTAATTGAGGATCAACGGGAAGGTAAGTGTGTAACCTTGCTTTTTTGTTTGAAATAGCAGGTTCTAAAGATCGAATTGTAATTTCAAATTGCTCTTTTTTTAATTGGCATAGAGCCGCGATAATTGGGCTAGAATTTGTATTTGTTACTTCTTTAGCGATTGTGTTCACTATCATAAAATCAAGTTTGCTAGCACTTGGAAAGCCAGCTTCTAAAATATCGACTTGAGCATTTGCAGCAAGCCTTGCATATTCAATATTATTTTCAAAAGACATGCCAGCACCTGGACATTGTTGCCCATCTCTTAAAGTCGTATCAAAAATCATAATTTGTTTATTATTCATTTGTTTTCCCATATAAAAAGTAAAACTTTAAATGTAATCATTTTGTAATTTTTATGTAAAATGAACTTTAATTTTGTTTAAAGTGTTAAATATTAAATTTAAGAGATTTAATTTTTTAGAGTTTAATCAGAAGAGATGGGACGAGAAGAATTGATGTTTTTAAACTAATAGAAGTATGAGGTTTATTTTGATTGAAATATGAATATTGATAATACTCAAAAGTCTTCATTAGAAAAGCCCTTATATTAACTATGAATTACGCCATCAATCTGGCTAGGCAACCAATGAGAAAGTAGCATAAGGAAAATAACGTGTAAAGAATTTTTTGTGAATTTAATAATTTTTCTATATTATCGTCTATGAAAAAATTTATTTGGGAAAGGATACGACATGGAATTTGAAATAGCTACCCTTGCGGGAGGTTGTTTTTGGGGTGTGGAAGAACTTTTTTCTGAATTAGAAGGAGTTCATAAAACAGAAGTAGGATATACAGGTGGTTCAACAGTTAATCCTATTTATAACGACGTAAAAACAGGAAAAACGGGTCATGCAGAAGCAATTCAAATCCACTTTGATCCGACAAAAACATCTTTTGAAAAAATTTTGGAATATTTTTTTAGGCTTCATGATCCCACAACTTTAAATAGACAGGGAAATGATGTCGGGTCGCAATACCGATCCGCCATTTTTTATCATACAGAGAAACAAAGAATATCAGCTGAAGAAATTAAAATTAAAATAAACAAATCCGGTAAATGGAAAAATCCTGTTGTTACTGAAATTGTAAAAGCCACTCCATTTTATTCGGCTGAAGATTTTCATCAAAAATATTTGAAAAAAAACCCAAATGGGTATACGTGCCATTTTTTGAGAGACTGAATGAGAAATTTTTTCCTTCTTTTTTTTGATATGAGAGCAAAAATTTAAAAGATCATTGGAAAACAAATTTAATATCAAAAATGGTTTGTAATATTTATTTTTTTGAAATGGAAATAATTTTATGCATATAAAAATTTATAAATAATAATTTTGTTTTTATATTAATATTTACAAAAAACTTAAAGTCAATCATTTGACTTTTATCCTTATAAATTCTTGATAAAATCAAATGAAGAGAAACTTAATCAGAAAGGAAAAAAAATGGTAGTTAAAAAAACAAGAAAACCAGCAGCAAAGAAAACAGGAACAAAGAAGACAACAAAAAAAAGAACTGTAAAGAAAGCAGGAGCAAAGAAAAAGAAAGTTACTGCTAAAAAAGCAGTAATGAAAAAAGTAACTAAAAGAAAAACAGCTAAAAAAACGACTAAAAAAACTGTAAAAAAGAAAACGACTAAAAAAGCAGGAGCAAAGAAAAAAACGGCTAAACGTGGTCGTCCAAAAAAAGCAGGAGCAAAAACTGTAAAGAAACGTGGTCGTCCAAGTAAACTCGATAAATTAAAAAAGAAAACAAGAGCGCCTAGAAAGAAAAAAGCAGCATCTGAGTCTTCAGAAGGTGGAAGTTCTGATTCTGGAATGAATCTAAATTAATTTTAATAGCTAAAATAATTAATTTAAATCAAATAATTTCTTAAATAATTTGATTTTTTTTAATTATTGCTATGAAATAAATTTTTATAAAACTTTATATATTTATTGGGTATACATAAATTCCCTTCTACCTATAAAATTAAAAATAATAAGTCTTACAATTTAAATATCTTTATAAATATTAAGATAATATTTGATGAAAATTAAAAATAATGATATTTTTTGTTATGGAATTTTGCTAATTATTTTTGATTTAAGTATGGAATTGTATTTAAATTGTTACATTTGTTTAATATTTTAGTTTTTGTGATTAATTTTTTAAAGGATTTCGTTATGAAAATTTTTGTTAAATTGGCTCTTATTCTTACTATTATACCAAATTCTGTTTGGGCAATGGGATCAAAAGGCTTACATGAATCAAGTGAAAAAGTGGTAAAAGCTGTGAGAGAAGGAAAAATAGATGATCTTATGGCGGCTTATTCAAAAGATGCTGTAATGTATGCTGGCGATGTTGCAAAGCCTTTAAAAGGAGAAGAAATAAGAAAATATTTTACGAATGTATTTGCAAATGTTGAATTAAATTCAAAAATTATAAACCCATACCATGAAATTAGGGGGAATATGGTTGTTACTTGGGGTGATTATATAACAACCATAAAAAATAAAAAAGATAATTCAATTACTACAGCTAAAGGTCGGTTTACGGATGTCGCTGTTAAAGAAAATGGAAAATGGAAAATTATAGTAGATCATACTTCACCACAGCCAGAAGATCCAAAACCTGCTAATTAGTTTGGTTCCTTATTATTACGAAGAAAGAGGCTTTGATCTAATAAATTTTGTAAAGAATTTATGAGGGCTGTTGAAATTACTTGTAACCTTTTTGAAGAATTAAAACCAACTGGAGAAACAATATAAACGGGCATAGCTTCACTCTTCCAGTTTGGTAATACTCTTTTTAAAGAACCCGAAGATAATTCTTCTTGGCAAATAAATATTGGAATTAAAGCAACACCAGCACCTTGAATCGCTAAATTTTTAAGACTATCCATTTGATTTGCAATTATTTTTGTTTTTATTTCTAAATTTATTGTTTTTCCCGTATCAAAAATCAACTTCCAATTTGGTTTGATATTTCTTGTTGTGACATCTAAACAATGACAATTTAACAAATCAGCAGGGTGTTCAATTTTGTTTATACTATTTAAATATTCTGGTGAAGCAACCAATACCATAATAATATCGCCCA from Silvanigrella paludirubra encodes:
- a CDS encoding alpha-isopropylmalate synthase regulatory domain-containing protein; translated protein: MNNKQIMIFDTTLRDGQQCPGAGMSFENNIEYARLAANAQVDILEAGFPSASKLDFMIVNTIAKEVTNTNSSPIIAALCQLKKEQFEITIRSLEPAISNKKARLHTYLPVDPQLMDALGNYGKNFSKITKDVFELIKMAHHEGVEIEFSPEGYSRMGENFDFVTDVIRAAVEAGAKIINCPDTIGGACKLQGEEYFVEKMKIHSRIIEKEFPNKNIIWSTHCHNDFGLALENSMNAVFEGPATQIEGCFNGIGERAGNVSLEQCILYLKTFGKNLKYKETFYTNFKTETLQYISDFVSLNMLQRQTHWPITGENAAKHSSGGHTNAIIKNPLSYQPFDPREIGNEITFQFGPFSGGNHAKDIIEKYGYICNDDEKANIAQYIKNEYADRRKGITDRELIQTYIKFRNPIKMEFINYTKKAFESNLELSGEFFGNKKIFEFKTMESGSAFTSLYNAIVQYIPDLKIEKYTSQSLSKGINSMSHSKTIIKDANKKIFTGIGEDLDIEISALKSLIDATNQCYIQNNYIQK
- the msrA gene encoding peptide-methionine (S)-S-oxide reductase MsrA — translated: MEFEIATLAGGCFWGVEELFSELEGVHKTEVGYTGGSTVNPIYNDVKTGKTGHAEAIQIHFDPTKTSFEKILEYFFRLHDPTTLNRQGNDVGSQYRSAIFYHTEKQRISAEEIKIKINKSGKWKNPVVTEIVKATPFYSAEDFHQKYLKKNPNGYTCHFLRD
- a CDS encoding histidine biosynthesis protein HisIE; protein product: MVVKKTRKPAAKKTGTKKTTKKRTVKKAGAKKKKVTAKKAVMKKVTKRKTAKKTTKKTVKKKTTKKAGAKKKTAKRGRPKKAGAKTVKKRGRPSKLDKLKKKTRAPRKKKAASESSEGGSSDSGMNLN
- a CDS encoding YybH family protein, producing MKIFVKLALILTIIPNSVWAMGSKGLHESSEKVVKAVREGKIDDLMAAYSKDAVMYAGDVAKPLKGEEIRKYFTNVFANVELNSKIINPYHEIRGNMVVTWGDYITTIKNKKDNSITTAKGRFTDVAVKENGKWKIIVDHTSPQPEDPKPAN